Proteins found in one Arthrobacter pascens genomic segment:
- a CDS encoding ATP-binding cassette domain-containing protein, translating into MSKPFLSVENLVVDYHVPGGTFRAVDDVSFTVDKGKTIAVVGESGCGKSTIAKALMRLITPASGRIELDGTDLASLSEAKLRPLRSKFQMVFQDPYGSLDPHLTAQDIVAEPLKLQGVRSRAERNKAAAKLIDQVGLPANSLDKHPAEFSGGQRQRIGIARALASKPELLVCDEATSALDVSVQAQVLRLLKSIQEETGITYVFISHNLGVVQEISDSVMVMQRGKLVESGTTASVLTAPKEDYTRKLRRAALDPSTMRGVKPRHLVRSLALSGQSR; encoded by the coding sequence ATGAGTAAACCCTTCCTCTCCGTCGAAAACCTGGTGGTGGACTACCACGTCCCGGGAGGCACTTTCCGTGCCGTGGACGACGTCTCCTTCACGGTGGACAAAGGCAAGACGATCGCCGTCGTGGGTGAATCCGGCTGCGGCAAATCCACCATCGCCAAGGCGCTCATGCGGCTGATCACCCCGGCCAGCGGCAGGATCGAACTGGACGGCACGGACCTGGCGTCGCTGAGTGAAGCGAAGCTCCGGCCGCTGCGCTCCAAGTTCCAGATGGTGTTCCAGGACCCGTACGGATCGCTGGACCCGCACCTGACCGCGCAGGACATCGTTGCCGAGCCGCTGAAGCTGCAGGGTGTCAGGTCACGGGCGGAGCGGAACAAGGCCGCCGCGAAGCTGATCGACCAGGTGGGCCTCCCGGCCAACTCCCTGGACAAGCACCCCGCGGAATTCTCCGGCGGGCAGAGGCAGCGGATCGGCATTGCCCGGGCCCTCGCCTCCAAGCCGGAACTGCTCGTCTGCGATGAGGCCACCAGCGCGCTGGACGTTTCCGTCCAGGCCCAGGTGCTGCGGCTGCTGAAGTCCATCCAGGAGGAAACCGGCATCACCTACGTTTTCATCTCCCACAACCTGGGCGTGGTGCAGGAAATCAGCGATAGCGTCATGGTGATGCAGCGCGGCAAGCTGGTCGAATCCGGCACCACCGCGTCCGTCCTGACCGCCCCCAAGGAGGACTACACCCGGAAACTCCGCCGCGCTGCGCTGGACCCTTCCACGATGCGCGGCGTCAAGCCACGGCACCTGGTCCGCTCCCTGGCGCTGTCCGGCCAGTCGCGCTGA
- a CDS encoding ABC transporter ATP-binding protein, translating to MNAQSNTSSQSNATSHTEQALLDVRDFQVELITDAGIIRAVDSVSFSIHRGETVTIIGESGSGKSTTAMGILGLLPEDLAVLSGTVLIDGVDVTADPKAMGQVRGKTLALIPQDPMTALSPVHSIGSQLFEAIRIAGAASSKDKDAVRARAVRLLEQVHIPTPDKQLKKYPHQLSGGMLQRVLIAIALASEPQLLVADEPTSALDVTVQGGILDLLLELQEQRGIGILMITHDLGVARLISDRIHVMKDGSFVESGDVQQIVEHPATEYTRTLLAAVPVLGPWDETPDAGDASAKAGPPAVDPQTALTQTGARHE from the coding sequence ATGAACGCACAATCAAACACCAGCAGCCAATCCAACGCCACCAGCCATACGGAGCAGGCGCTCCTGGACGTCCGGGACTTCCAGGTTGAGCTGATCACCGACGCCGGCATCATCCGCGCAGTGGACTCCGTCAGCTTCAGCATTCACCGGGGCGAGACCGTCACCATCATCGGTGAGTCCGGTTCCGGCAAATCGACGACGGCGATGGGCATCCTGGGGCTCCTGCCTGAGGACCTGGCCGTGCTCTCCGGAACCGTGCTGATCGACGGCGTGGATGTCACGGCAGACCCCAAGGCGATGGGCCAGGTCCGCGGCAAGACCCTGGCCCTGATCCCGCAGGATCCCATGACGGCACTGAGCCCGGTCCATTCGATCGGGAGCCAGCTGTTCGAGGCCATCCGGATCGCCGGGGCAGCATCGTCCAAGGACAAGGACGCCGTCCGTGCCCGCGCCGTCCGCCTGCTGGAACAGGTACACATTCCCACCCCGGACAAGCAGCTGAAGAAGTATCCGCACCAGCTTTCCGGCGGCATGCTGCAGCGTGTGCTGATCGCCATCGCGCTGGCCAGCGAGCCACAGCTCCTGGTGGCCGATGAACCCACGTCCGCCCTGGACGTCACGGTGCAGGGCGGGATCCTTGACCTGCTCCTGGAACTCCAGGAACAGCGGGGGATCGGCATCCTGATGATCACGCACGACCTGGGCGTTGCCCGGCTGATTTCAGACCGCATCCACGTGATGAAGGACGGCTCATTTGTGGAGTCCGGCGACGTCCAGCAGATCGTGGAGCACCCCGCCACCGAGTACACCCGCACGCTGCTGGCCGCCGTGCCCGTCCTGGGGCCGTGGGATGAAACCCCCGACGCCGGCGACGCTTCTGCGAAAGCCGGACCTCCCGCCGTCGACCCCCAGACCGCCCTGACCCAGACCGGAGCCCGCCATGAGTAA
- a CDS encoding glycosyltransferase: MQKALDAVAGLPLDVVLTTGPAIDPAALRAPPNATVHGYLPHREVMPECVAVVGHGGHATTMLALAHGLPLVIAPMHPLLDQRMVGQAVQDAGAGLLINASASTDGIAGAVGEVVNSATFRAAAATAGQRLRGADGARTGAGLLAGVAG; the protein is encoded by the coding sequence ATGCAGAAGGCCCTCGATGCGGTGGCGGGGCTGCCCCTTGACGTGGTCCTGACAACCGGGCCGGCCATTGATCCGGCGGCGCTCCGGGCACCGCCGAACGCCACGGTGCACGGCTACCTTCCGCACAGGGAGGTCATGCCGGAGTGCGTTGCGGTGGTGGGACATGGCGGGCACGCCACCACCATGCTCGCATTGGCGCACGGCCTGCCCCTGGTGATCGCCCCGATGCATCCCCTGCTCGATCAGCGGATGGTGGGCCAGGCGGTCCAGGATGCGGGCGCCGGTCTGCTGATCAACGCGTCAGCGTCTACGGATGGGATTGCCGGGGCCGTCGGGGAGGTCGTCAACTCAGCGACCTTCCGCGCTGCCGCCGCCACGGCAGGCCAGCGGCTCCGAGGGGCCGACGGCGCCAGGACCGGCGCGGGGCTGCTCGCCGGAGTCGCCGGCTGA
- a CDS encoding ABC transporter permease, translating to MSLSDTATPTAGGPGSSGTAAGQPARQPSPSAVTKADIAKAGATRRRNAAKWKLIVGTVCTLLVIIPIILAQVLPLPDANFQDLGARRLPPLTDGHLFGTDQLGRDLLSRVLHGGQVSLTIGLLAVLVSGAIGIILGAAAGYFGGWVDTIVSRVLEAQMSLPLLMMLLLVVALFGPSIPVITFVIAIAQWPEVARLTRSMVLVEREKPYVSAARILGLHRIQILIQHIIPNVIKQATLVVLLLLAQAVLLESALSFLGAGPQRPFATWGRIISDGQDYITTSWWMVTLPGLVIVLMVVGVNLLGDGLRDRPRRKKKGA from the coding sequence ATGAGCCTCAGCGACACAGCAACGCCTACTGCCGGCGGCCCCGGTTCATCCGGCACCGCCGCAGGGCAGCCCGCCCGGCAGCCGAGCCCCAGCGCCGTCACCAAGGCGGACATCGCCAAGGCAGGCGCCACCCGCCGTCGTAATGCCGCCAAGTGGAAGCTCATTGTGGGCACCGTCTGCACCCTGCTGGTGATCATCCCCATCATCCTGGCCCAGGTGCTCCCCCTGCCGGACGCCAACTTCCAGGATCTCGGGGCCCGGCGCCTGCCGCCGCTCACCGACGGCCACTTGTTCGGCACCGACCAGCTGGGCCGCGACCTTCTTTCCCGCGTGCTGCACGGCGGCCAGGTCTCGCTGACCATCGGCCTGCTGGCGGTGTTGGTCTCCGGCGCCATCGGCATCATCCTTGGCGCTGCGGCCGGCTACTTCGGCGGCTGGGTGGACACCATCGTTTCCCGCGTCCTGGAAGCGCAGATGTCCCTGCCGCTGCTCATGATGCTCCTGCTGGTGGTGGCCCTGTTCGGGCCATCCATACCGGTGATCACCTTCGTGATCGCGATCGCCCAATGGCCCGAAGTTGCCCGACTCACCCGGTCGATGGTGCTGGTGGAACGCGAAAAGCCCTACGTTTCCGCGGCCAGGATCCTGGGCCTGCACCGGATCCAGATCCTCATCCAGCACATCATCCCCAACGTCATCAAGCAGGCCACCCTGGTGGTCCTGCTCCTGCTGGCCCAGGCCGTGCTCCTGGAAAGCGCGCTCAGCTTCCTCGGAGCCGGCCCGCAGCGACCCTTCGCCACCTGGGGCCGCATCATCTCCGACGGCCAGGACTACATCACCACCTCCTGGTGGATGGTCACCCTGCCCGGCCTGGTCATTGTGCTCATGGTGGTGGGCGTCAACCTGCTGGGCGACGGCCTCCGCGACCGTCCCCGCCGCAAGAAGAAGGGTGCCTGA
- a CDS encoding sialidase family protein translates to MQNTLSNAYSTITPDGTLKRADGADFAYLPAPTVQSHAANLLTLPDGRLGCVWFGGTQEGVPDISIWFSTLDAGSSQWSAPQQLSDDPARSEQNPILFTAPDKALWLLYTAQKAGNQDTAEVRRRISTDSGRTWGEVETLFPANETGGVFVRQQPVVLPSGRLIIPIFRCITTAGEKWVGNSDDSAVMISDDAGATWTEHVLPGSLGCVHMNIQPVADGSLLALFRSRWADSIYESRSTDGGTTWTEPVPTELPNNNSSIQFTALADGRLALVYNHSRAEESTERRLSLYDEIDDDGLAEEQGQLAEPAPGAAAAADGDTRRAFWGTPRSPMTLAISEDSGRSWPIRRNLDVGDGYCLSNNSRDGLNREYSYPSIHQGPDGALNIAYTYFRQAIKFVRVGPQWAYEGTGTPGDTEGIRANAG, encoded by the coding sequence ATGCAGAACACCCTCAGCAATGCCTACAGCACCATCACCCCGGACGGGACCCTCAAGCGAGCGGACGGTGCGGACTTCGCCTACCTTCCCGCGCCCACAGTGCAGAGCCACGCGGCCAACCTGCTGACCCTGCCTGACGGACGCCTTGGCTGCGTCTGGTTCGGCGGCACCCAGGAAGGCGTGCCGGACATCTCCATCTGGTTCTCCACCCTTGACGCCGGCAGCAGCCAGTGGTCAGCACCCCAGCAGCTTTCGGACGACCCTGCCCGCTCCGAGCAGAACCCCATCCTCTTCACGGCCCCGGACAAGGCGCTCTGGCTGCTCTACACCGCGCAAAAGGCGGGCAACCAGGACACCGCCGAGGTCCGCCGTCGGATTTCCACCGACAGCGGCCGCACCTGGGGCGAGGTGGAGACCCTGTTCCCGGCAAATGAAACGGGCGGTGTGTTCGTCCGCCAGCAGCCCGTGGTCCTGCCGTCCGGCCGCCTCATCATCCCGATCTTCCGCTGCATCACCACGGCGGGGGAGAAGTGGGTGGGCAACAGTGACGACAGCGCCGTGATGATCTCCGACGACGCCGGCGCAACATGGACCGAGCACGTGCTGCCCGGCAGCCTGGGCTGCGTCCACATGAACATCCAGCCCGTGGCCGACGGCTCCCTGTTGGCCCTGTTCCGCAGCCGCTGGGCGGACTCAATCTACGAATCCCGGTCCACCGACGGGGGCACCACCTGGACGGAACCGGTCCCCACGGAACTGCCCAACAACAATTCCTCGATCCAGTTCACTGCCCTCGCCGACGGCCGGCTGGCCCTGGTCTACAACCACAGCCGGGCAGAGGAATCAACGGAGCGGCGGCTCTCCCTCTACGACGAGATTGACGACGACGGCCTGGCCGAGGAGCAGGGCCAGCTCGCGGAACCCGCTCCCGGCGCTGCTGCGGCTGCCGACGGCGACACCCGCCGCGCCTTCTGGGGCACTCCGCGGTCTCCGATGACCCTGGCTATCTCCGAGGACTCCGGACGTTCCTGGCCGATCCGCCGGAACCTCGATGTGGGGGATGGCTACTGCCTGTCCAACAACTCCCGCGACGGACTCAACCGCGAATACTCCTACCCGTCCATCCACCAGGGACCGGACGGCGCCTTGAACATCGCCTACACGTACTTTCGGCAGGCCATCAAATTCGTCCGGGTTGGTCCGCAGTGGGCCTATGAAGGTACTGGAACTCCCGGAGACACCGAAGGAATCCGGGCCAATGCCGGATGA
- a CDS encoding aldo/keto reductase, whose protein sequence is MSNQPEGTQVDGLKLPVSRLVLGTMTFGDTADESTAGRMVDEALDAGITTIDTANAYVGGATEDMLSRLLKGRRDDVILASKAGMPHPDHGQHSPLSAAGLRNSVEGSLRRLGVDSIDLFYLHQPDRTATLQETLGTVAELAAEGKILALGVSNFAAWQIADVIHVAREVGAPRPVVAQQLYNLVARRVEEEYLEFASAHNVHTMVYNPLGGGLLTGKHSFESKPSEGRFGDSKLAAMYTQRYWDRQLFDAINELSLIAQELGITLAELSLRWLAYRNGVGSMLLGGSKVEQLRANIAAVANGPLPADVVDACDAVGAGLRGPMPAYNR, encoded by the coding sequence ATGAGCAATCAGCCAGAAGGCACCCAGGTGGACGGCCTGAAACTACCCGTCTCCCGGCTGGTCCTGGGCACCATGACGTTCGGCGACACCGCTGACGAATCCACCGCGGGGCGGATGGTGGACGAGGCGCTCGACGCCGGCATCACCACCATCGACACTGCCAACGCTTACGTCGGGGGAGCCACAGAAGACATGCTCTCCCGCCTCCTGAAAGGGCGGCGCGACGACGTCATCCTCGCCTCCAAGGCAGGCATGCCGCACCCGGACCACGGCCAGCACTCGCCGCTGTCCGCCGCGGGACTGCGGAACAGCGTGGAGGGTAGCCTCCGCCGGCTGGGCGTGGACAGCATCGACCTGTTCTACCTGCACCAGCCGGACCGCACCGCAACATTGCAGGAGACCCTGGGCACCGTGGCCGAACTCGCCGCCGAAGGCAAGATCCTGGCCCTGGGCGTCTCCAACTTCGCTGCCTGGCAGATCGCGGACGTCATCCACGTAGCCCGCGAAGTTGGCGCACCCCGGCCTGTAGTGGCGCAGCAGCTCTATAACCTCGTGGCCCGCCGGGTGGAGGAGGAATACCTCGAATTCGCCTCCGCGCACAACGTCCACACAATGGTCTACAACCCGCTGGGCGGCGGGCTGCTCACCGGCAAGCACAGCTTCGAGTCCAAGCCGTCCGAGGGCCGCTTCGGCGACTCCAAGCTGGCGGCCATGTACACCCAGCGCTACTGGGACCGGCAGCTGTTCGACGCCATAAATGAACTCTCCCTCATTGCCCAGGAACTTGGCATCACACTGGCCGAGCTGTCCCTGCGCTGGCTGGCCTACCGGAACGGCGTGGGCTCCATGCTGCTGGGCGGATCCAAAGTGGAACAGCTCCGCGCCAACATCGCCGCCGTGGCCAACGGGCCGCTGCCGGCCGACGTCGTCGATGCCTGCGACGCCGTGGGTGCCGGGCTCCGCGGCCCGATGCCCGCCTACAACCGCTGA
- a CDS encoding SDR family NAD(P)-dependent oxidoreductase, translating to MPDEQHAVVTGCSSGIGKAIALKLLADGWSVTGLSRSETSLGPGFEWKHADLADAESLQDSVAGLRPANALVHAAGFQRTAALGDLDPAALAGMFTVHVAAASVLANALVPAMPDGGRVVLLGSRTSTGSPGKSHYAATKAALLGLGRTWAQELAPRGITVNVVSPGPTDTPMLNDPGRAATPVRMPALGNLVDPDDVAALTAFLLGPHGKSITGQNYVICGGASL from the coding sequence ATGCCGGATGAACAACATGCCGTAGTGACCGGCTGCAGCTCGGGCATCGGCAAGGCGATCGCCCTCAAGCTGTTGGCCGACGGATGGTCCGTTACCGGGCTCAGCAGAAGCGAAACATCCCTCGGCCCAGGCTTTGAGTGGAAGCATGCCGACCTTGCCGACGCGGAGTCCCTGCAGGATTCGGTAGCGGGCCTGCGCCCGGCCAACGCCCTGGTGCACGCTGCCGGCTTCCAGCGGACAGCGGCACTCGGCGATCTCGATCCGGCGGCACTTGCCGGAATGTTTACCGTCCATGTGGCGGCTGCCAGTGTTCTGGCCAACGCCCTGGTCCCTGCCATGCCCGACGGCGGCAGGGTGGTTCTTTTGGGCAGCAGGACGTCCACGGGCTCGCCGGGGAAAAGCCACTACGCCGCGACCAAAGCCGCGCTGCTTGGACTGGGACGGACGTGGGCCCAGGAACTGGCGCCGCGGGGGATCACTGTCAACGTGGTTTCACCCGGCCCGACGGACACACCCATGCTCAACGATCCGGGACGGGCAGCCACTCCGGTGCGGATGCCGGCCCTGGGCAACCTCGTGGACCCGGATGATGTGGCCGCGCTGACCGCCTTCCTGCTGGGGCCGCACGGGAAGTCCATCACCGGCCAGAACTACGTCATCTGCGGAGGCGCGTCACTGTGA
- a CDS encoding cold-shock protein, producing MATGTVKWFNAEKGFGFISPDDSSQDVFAHYSAIASSGFRSLEENQKVSFETEQGPKGPQAVNIQSL from the coding sequence ATGGCTACTGGTACCGTCAAATGGTTTAACGCTGAAAAGGGCTTCGGCTTCATTTCCCCCGATGACTCCTCACAGGACGTTTTCGCTCACTACTCCGCGATCGCCTCTTCCGGCTTCCGCTCACTCGAAGAGAACCAGAAGGTCTCCTTCGAAACCGAGCAGGGCCCCAAGGGTCCCCAGGCCGTAAACATCCAGTCCCTCTAA
- a CDS encoding HpcH/HpaI aldolase family protein produces MTTELALEFARKIRAREHAVGYWAVLDAPVATERIARLGYDYVALDAQHGLLGYSGVLNGLMAIDAGNTAVGMVRVEDNNLTAIGKALDAGAVGVIVPLVNTAADAAAAVAAAKYPPMGGRSYGPMRSALRVGPVPAEANAATLVFAMIETPDGLANVKEICATPGLDGIYVGPSDLAIAVGGAFPGDPAIEAEFNAALETIAEAAASAGVAAGIHTPAGEVAALRLRQGYTFATVASDLTHLEQIAKSHLDAATTKD; encoded by the coding sequence ATGACAACGGAACTGGCCCTCGAATTCGCCCGCAAGATCCGGGCCCGCGAACACGCCGTCGGCTACTGGGCAGTATTGGACGCGCCCGTGGCCACGGAACGGATCGCCCGGCTCGGCTACGACTACGTGGCCCTCGATGCACAGCACGGGCTGCTCGGCTACTCGGGCGTGCTCAACGGTCTGATGGCCATCGACGCCGGGAACACCGCCGTCGGAATGGTCCGGGTGGAGGACAACAACCTGACCGCCATCGGCAAAGCGCTCGACGCAGGCGCCGTCGGAGTCATCGTCCCGCTGGTCAACACGGCAGCGGACGCCGCGGCAGCCGTGGCCGCCGCCAAGTACCCGCCCATGGGAGGCCGCTCCTATGGGCCCATGCGATCAGCGCTGCGGGTCGGCCCTGTCCCCGCCGAGGCCAACGCCGCCACCCTGGTGTTCGCCATGATCGAGACGCCGGACGGCCTGGCCAACGTCAAGGAAATCTGCGCCACACCGGGCTTGGACGGCATCTACGTGGGCCCGTCAGACCTGGCCATCGCCGTGGGCGGGGCATTCCCCGGGGATCCCGCCATCGAAGCGGAATTCAACGCTGCACTGGAAACCATCGCCGAGGCCGCCGCCTCCGCAGGCGTGGCAGCGGGCATTCATACGCCCGCCGGTGAGGTGGCTGCACTCCGGCTGCGCCAGGGCTACACCTTCGCCACCGTAGCCTCCGACCTCACGCACCTCGAACAGATCGCCAAGTCCCACCTCGACGCCGCCACCACCAAGGACTGA